The proteins below are encoded in one region of Penicillium psychrofluorescens genome assembly, chromosome: 4:
- a CDS encoding uncharacterized protein (ID:PFLUO_005857-T1.cds;~source:funannotate) produces MIPSGTIGQSCYISLTGQPSQCEQLASAIDTCKANGVKVILSLGGAFGAYSLLSQEESESIGQNLWEAYGHTNINSVPRPFGDTFVNGWDFDIETSSGNQYYPYLINKLRSNFKSDPTNTYYITGAPQCPIPEPYMQDMITNSKFDYLWVQFYNNPSCSITGVVNYVDWVQNIANTSSANAKIFLGVPASPLAATGTSSGAQYYVTLRDLTALVRRYSRYNAFGGVMMWSAGFSDANVDNGLTFVQEVKQVLTNLVSS; encoded by the coding sequence ATGATCCCATCTGGGACCATTGGCCAGTCCTGCTATATCTCCCTGACTGGCCAACCCTCCCAGTGTGAACAATTAGCCTCGGCCATCGACACGTGTAAGGCAAACGGTGTCAAAGTGATCTTGTCATTAGGAGGTGCCTTCGGAGCATACTCGCTCTTATCACAGGAAGAGTCGGAGTCTATTGGCCAAAACTTATGGGAGGCCTACGGTCATACGAACATAAATAGCGTTCCGCGTCCCTTTGGCGACACGTTTGTTAATGGATGGGATTTCGACATCGAGACATCTAGCGGCAACCAATACTACCCTTACCTGATTAACAAGCTACGCTCGAACTTCAAGTCCGACCCGACTAATACTTATTACATTACTGGAGCACCACAATGCCCTATTCCTGAGCCTTACATGCAAGACATGATAACCAACTCAAAATTTGACTACCTTTGGGTGCAGTTCTATAACAATCCTAGCTGCTCGATCACAGGGGTGGTCAACTACGTTGACTGGGTGCAGAACATAGCCAACACGTCCTCAGCAAATGCCAAAATATTCCTTGGCGTCCCTGCCTCTCCGTTAGCCGCTACTGGTACTTCTAGTGGTGCGCAATACTATGTTACGCTAAGGGACCTAACAGCGCTTGTGCGACGGTATAGTCGATATAACGCCTTCGGAGGGGTCATGATGTGGTCTGCTGGGTTTTCGGATGCTAATGTCGACAACGGTCTTACTTTCGTTCAGGAGGTGAAGCAAGTCTTGACTAATCTTGTATCTAGCTGA
- a CDS encoding uncharacterized protein (ID:PFLUO_005859-T1.cds;~source:funannotate) has protein sequence MVWLVYKLVSLAHARLVLYTFFTTDLDSYTFEEITFIVEYVAQKQEFLYCEALETTVEEGVP, from the coding sequence ATGGTATGGTTGGTCTACAAGCTCGTCAGTCTAGCACACGCACGCCTTGTGCTTTACACTTTCTTCACAACAGATCTTGATAGTTATACGTTTGAAGAAATCACGTTCATTGTTGAATACGTGGCCCAGAAGCAAGAATTCCTCTACTGTGAGGCCCTCGAAACAACAGTCGAAGAAGGTGTGCCGG
- a CDS encoding uncharacterized protein (ID:PFLUO_005860-T1.cds;~source:funannotate), translating to MPKTATATRNGVRVVSSRAGRAASGLAASRSHAARSVPAAIEPNRSRPRQSQIQSSEAARVPDSPPASDSYEKDHPHCVKFIKEAEEEIRQLRERLAEDGRQDDSIQQLRGDKARLATQVGRLNAQVQELQKQLSTATADAENRAQENIQSFLQEMFIDASSIVDKVCSRMNVSQFNRCLAGPGGGNVPLAGPNGQFAMNNYNVEPANPFPGDVDDLPEFPLYPTGT from the exons ATGCCCAAAACTGCAACGGCTACGCGGAATGGGGTTCGGGTCGTCTCTAGCAGGGCAGGCCGAGCGGCCTCTGGCCTAGCAGCTTCCCGCAGTCATGCTGCAAGATCTGTGCCGGCAGCTATCGAGCCCAACAGATCGCGGCCACGTCAGTCGCAG ATACAGTCCTCGGAAGCCGCCAGAGTTCCCGACTCGCCTCCGGCAAGTGACTCCTACGAGAAGGACCATCCGCACTGCGTGAAGTTCATTaaggaagcggaggaagaaattCGACAACTACGGGAGCGTCTGGCCGAAGACGGACGACAGGACGACTCCATACAACAGCTAAGAGGAGACAAAGCGCGGCTGGCCACTCAAGTTGGGCGGCTCAACGCGCAGGTTCAAGAACTGCAAAAGCAACTCTCCACCGCTACCGCAGACGCGGAAAATCGAGCGCAGGAAAATATACAGTCGTTCTTGCAAGAGATGTTCATCGATGCGTCGTCTATAGTGGATAAGGTCTGCAGCCGGATGAATGTATCCCAATTCAACAGGTGTTTGGCGGGACCTGGTGGAGGCAACGTTCCCTTGGCTGGCCCGAATGGGCAGTTCGCGATGAATAACTACAACGTGGAGCCTGCGAATCCCTTCCCAGGGGACGTGGATGATCTGCCCGAATTCCCTTTGTATCCGACCGGTACTTGA
- a CDS encoding uncharacterized protein (ID:PFLUO_005858-T1.cds;~source:funannotate), translating to NGGFGHGFPVNPITRPFSSLAETGRNMALESEAGVDNKSKVDHRVYGWEPEKRIQSPMDQPVDFKKLSSLSKIHQSTGQLEQAKSYLHVCYNAIRRNSRLGELDRSQITCRLCDILCAQEFCSDARKKIEAEINTSAARGKCTASLRRLKVSLMEVDILEGKFEQAFLAAHWLKLAFDSVSSADVGEQRLHVRSVIASSRLFHYQFRYDDAIREWEEACSLVRKYRHCFKPEGFLYGLIQFSISVARIRADSTTNRAYSTASKSWCADTKQSFDNGCVILTREDPDYWIPTIPKIWVPYLMSVMESAEPTWASTNVFSSLRQRYSSLGF from the coding sequence AGAACGGTGGATTTGGCCATGGTTTTCCCGTCAATCCCATCACAAGACCGTTCAGCTCTCTAGCCGAGACGGGACGTAACATGGCTCTCGAAAGTGAGGCCGGAGTGGACAACAAAAGTAAAGTGGACCACCGGGTCTACGGGTGGGAACCAGAGAAGCGGATACAGTCCCCAATGGACCAACCTGTCGATTTCAAGAAGTTGTCGAGTCTTTCGAAGATCCACCAGTCTACCGGCCAACTGGAGCAAGCTAAATCATATCTCCACGTGTGCTATAATGCTATTCGACGCAACTCCCGCTTGGGCGAACTAGATCGATCCCAGATTACTTGCAGATTATGTGATATTCTCTGTGCTCAAGAATTTTGCTCTGATGCACGGAAGAAAATCGAGGCTGAAATTAACACAAGTGCCGCTCGCGGAAAATGCACTGCATCCCTCAGACGCTTGAAGGTGTCATTGATGGAAGTGGACATACTGGAGGGAAAGTTCGAACAAGCATTTCTCGCCGCTCACTGGCTGAAGCTCGCATTTGATAGCGTCTCATCGGCGGATGTCGGTGAACAAAGGCTGCATGTGCGCTCGGTCATTGCATCTTCTAGGCTTTTCCATTACCAATTTCGGTACGACGACGCTATCCGCGAATGGGAAGAAGCCTGCTCTCTCGTGAGAAAATATCGGCACTGCTTTAAACCCGAAGGGTTTTTGTACGGGCTCATTCAGTTCTCTATCTCCGTCGCACGTATCCGGGCGGACAGCACCACAAACCGTGCGTATAGCACGGCCTCAAAATCATGGTGTGCCGATACCAAACAGTCCTTTGATAATGGCTGTGTCATTCTCACTCGCGAGGATCCCGATTATTGGATCCCAACGATTCCAAAGATATGGGTACCATACTTAATGTCGGTGATGGAGTCTGCGGAGCCAACGTGGGCGTCGACGAACGTGTTTTCCAGTCTACGGCAAAGGTATTCCTCTTTGGGATTCTGA